The sequence TATCTGTAAAAGATGGGTATATAACGATAGATACTAAAAACGGCGTTGTAATGACTACTCTTCCCGTTTTTCCAAACAGACTATCTTCAGCTTTAAAATGGCAAGACCTTATGGCTCCAAAACTTACTATAAAATTATACTCTGAAAGACCTGCTTCAAGTGGTATAAATATTCTTTATCCTGTATCAGGTTTTGAGTGGAATGTGATTTACAGCGCAGAGATTCAAGGAGATAAAGTAATGTTAAACGGATTTTATGAGATAAAAAATAACACAGCGGTAAAATTAACAGATGTTGCACTGTATATTAAAAGTCAAGATAGGGTAGTAAAGCTTTATGATAAAACAGTTATAGAACCTTACACCTCAAAGTTAGTTTTAATAGATAAGTTTGTTTTAAATAATGCGAAAGAAATAAAGGTAGAAAGTAAAAAATTTCTTCCTGACGGTAAAGTTGCGATATATAAAAACAGCACATTTATAGGTTATGGCAATCTGACAAAGGGAGTTTTAAGACTACCTTGATGGGAAAACTTTATGTTGTAGCAACACCTATAGGAAACTTAAAAGATATAACATTTAGAGCCTTAGAAGTTTTAAAGTCAGTAGATGTAATAGCAGCTGAAGATACAAGACATATTCAGAAACTTTTAAATCATTATGGAATATATGGAAAAAAACTTATTAGTTATCATGATTACAACGAAGAAGAAAAATCTGAAAAATTGATAGAGATTTTAAAAATTCAAGATGTTGCTTTAGTATCAGATGCAGGAACGCCCTGTATATCAGACCCAGGGTATAGAATTGTAAAAAAGGCTCGTGAAAACAACATAGAAGTAGTGCCTATTCCTGGTGCGTTTGCTGGCGCAGTTGCCTTATCTGTTTCTGGACTTCCTTCTGATAAATTTCTTTTTGTTGGGTTTTTACCTAACAAAGAAACTGAAAGAGAAGAAAATCTAAAGCATTACATCGATATAGGCTTTACCTTCATTCTATATGAAAGTCCAAAAAGAGTTTTAAAAACCCTAAAAACACTGGAAAAAGTAGACCCTTTGGCAGATGTAGTTGTAGCAAAGGAACTGACTAAGATCCATGAATCTTTTTTTACAGGCAAGCCTGAAAATATTATAAAATTCTTTGAAGAAAATCCTGATAAACTTAAAGGTGAGTTTGTAATACTGGTTCATCCTAATAAGGAAAAAGTTGTAGATATGAATTTAATCTTAACAGAAGCAAAACAACTAAAAAATCATGGTATGAAAACAAAAGAGATATCTTCTCTCCTTTCTCAAAAGTATAAAGTATCTAAAAAAGAAATTTATAAAAAAATACTAAATCTGTAGCTTAAATATATCCTTTTTAAAAATCAGCTTTGGAGTTTTTTTCATTCTTATCTTTTTCCCAAGAATGTGCCTTATATGACCGCTTTCTTTATTTAGAGCTTCTACTATTTTATCTTCATCTTTTAAAGCGGAAACGTAAACATCAGCCTGACTTAAATCTGCTTTAGTATCTATAACACTTATAGTTATAAAATTATCCTGTCCAATCTCGTACTCGTGGAGAATAATATCTGATATCTCTTTTTTTAAAAGACTGTTTATTTTTTCCATTCTGTGAGATTTTTCTTTCATCTTTATCACCTTTTAAAATATTTCTTTTGATACATCTATG is a genomic window of Sulfurihydrogenibium subterraneum DSM 15120 containing:
- the rsmI gene encoding 16S rRNA (cytidine(1402)-2'-O)-methyltransferase, yielding MGKLYVVATPIGNLKDITFRALEVLKSVDVIAAEDTRHIQKLLNHYGIYGKKLISYHDYNEEEKSEKLIEILKIQDVALVSDAGTPCISDPGYRIVKKARENNIEVVPIPGAFAGAVALSVSGLPSDKFLFVGFLPNKETEREENLKHYIDIGFTFILYESPKRVLKTLKTLEKVDPLADVVVAKELTKIHESFFTGKPENIIKFFEENPDKLKGEFVILVHPNKEKVVDMNLILTEAKQLKNHGMKTKEISSLLSQKYKVSKKEIYKKILNL
- the rbfA gene encoding 30S ribosome-binding factor RbfA, with amino-acid sequence MKEKSHRMEKINSLLKKEISDIILHEYEIGQDNFITISVIDTKADLSQADVYVSALKDEDKIVEALNKESGHIRHILGKKIRMKKTPKLIFKKDIFKLQI